A genomic window from Motacilla alba alba isolate MOTALB_02 chromosome 2, Motacilla_alba_V1.0_pri, whole genome shotgun sequence includes:
- the CCK gene encoding cholecystokinin — protein sequence MYSGLCICVFLAVLSVSSLGQQPLGSQDGNPLPAELEQSLTEHQRHSRAPSAGPLKSLQRLDVSSDQRANIGALLAKYLQQARKGSTGRFSVMGNRVQSIDPTHRINDRDYMGWMDFGRRSAEEYEYSS from the exons ATGTACAGCGGGCTATGCATCTGCGTGTTCCTCGCCGTGCTCTCGGTGAGCTCCCTCGGACAGCAACCTCTGGGCTCGCAGGATGGGAATCCTCTGCCTGccgagctggagcagagcctgacagAGCATCAGCGGCACTCCCGCGCTCCGTCCGCCGGGCCCCTGAAATCCCTGCAACGGCTGGATGTGAGCAGTGACCAAAGAGCCAACATCGGCGCCCTGCTGGCCAAGTATCTCCAGCAAGCCAGAAAAG GTTCCACTGGAAGATTCTCAGTTATGGGAAACAGGGTACAGAGCATTGATCCTACTCACAGGATAAATGACAGAGACTACATGGGCTGGATGGATTTTGGACGCCGCAGTGCTGAAGAATACGAGTATTCTTCCTGA